One part of the Coffea eugenioides isolate CCC68of chromosome 10, Ceug_1.0, whole genome shotgun sequence genome encodes these proteins:
- the LOC113750664 gene encoding 60S ribosomal protein L9-like, with translation MKTILALETMDIPGGVKIKMKAKQIEVEGPRRKLTRNFKHLNLDFQLITDEATGKRKLKVDTWFGSCKTTAAIRTALSHALITGVTKGYCYKMRFVYAHFPINASITNSNRSIEIRNFLGEKKVDMLEEVTVIRSEKVKDELVLDSNDIELVSRSAALINQKCHVKNKDIRKFLDGIYVSEKGQIAEEDTHSLNGKGSTGGGKLSGNGEVEKGLLTLISSDAPGLQVCDPNGRWYLADSGFVPGDLLLLTGKVLSHATAGLRPAASHRSALDIPPGTFSGGRTSLVFRLMPQGNAILDFSPIAAAGHVIPQSYVPISVIQFMDAIIVLVMCQSL, from the exons ATGAAGACAATTCTAGCATTGGAGACTATGGATATTCCTGGCGGTGTTAAGATTAAGATGAAAGCCAAGCAGATCGAGGTGGAGGGACCACGCAGGAAGCTTACTCGCAACTTCAAGCATCTCAACCTCGACTTCCAACTCATCACCGATGAGGCCACCGGAAAGAGGAAGCTCAAGGTCGACACTTGGTTCGGCTCCTGCAAGACCACTGCCGCAATTCGAACTGCCCTCAGCCACGCCCTCATCACCGGCGTTACCAAGGGCTACTGCTACAAGATGAGATTCGTCTATGCACATTTCCCAATCAACGCCTCCATCACCAACTCCAACCGTTCTATTGAGATCCGCAACTTCCTTGGTGAGAAGAAG GTGGATATGCTTGAAGAAGTCACTGTTATCCGGTCTGAGAAGGTTAAGGATGAATTGGTGTTGGATAGCAATGACATTGAGCTTGTTTCCCGATCTGCTGCCCTGATAAACCAA AAATGCCATGTGAAGAACAAAGATATCCGGAAGTTCCTTGATGGTATCTATGTCAGTGAGAAAGGGCAAATAGCTGAGGAGGA TACACACTCACTAAATGGAAAAGGATCTACAGGAGGTGGAAAGCTGAGTGGAAATGGTGAAGTAGAGAAGGGGCTGTTGACACTAATTTCCTCAGATGCTCCTGGACTTCAG GTTTGTGACCCCAATGGCCGTTGGTACCTGGCTGATAGTGGCTTTGTTCCTGGGGACCTTTTACTTCTCACAGGCAAGGTTCTCAGCCATGCTACAGCTGGTCTGAGGCCTGCGGCTTCACATCGCTCTGCATTGGATATCCCTCCAGGAACTTTTAGTGGCGGAAG GACATCCCTCGTCTTTAGGCTCATGCCACAAGGCAATGCAATACTTGATTTTTCACCAATTGCAGCAGCTGGTCATGTCATTCCTCAGAGTTATGTGCCAATCTCTGTAATCCAGTTTATGGATGCTATAATAGTACTTGTTATGTGCCAATCTCTGTAA
- the LOC113750666 gene encoding WAT1-related protein At1g43650-like, translating to MESSIGCSKGLEKQKPYFVMFFVHIVYAGMALFSKAAISKGMNPYVFVAYRQGFATIALAPFAILLDRNKPAFLSYVTVCKIFFISLFGITLSLNLYAYAMNYTSATFAAAATNTIPATTFVMAILLRMESLSIKKRHGMAKVLGSLIGLSGAMVFAFVKGPQLHFMDWSNSHHQDTPSSNIKTTSQGQFVKGSLIMLLANTAWSAWLIILGLIVKEYPAKMRLTALQCLFSCLQSSVFALAMERDISSWKLGWDINLFSVAYCGVIVTGITYWMQLWAVDKKGPVFIAMFTPLGLIITAIVSVLAWKEMLHLGSVCGAILLVGGLYSVLWGKNQEAKCEGAAAKDQISEPEQEETGVVQVVVVKCNVSFVACLSLLPCKCGDVDSFPTRKQLLSHRHMPEIRMMFKSNIMLKMISETDSLIHDSLYSMVYGFPWMYKITRYDQK from the exons ATGGAGAGTTCAATTGGTTGCTCAAAGGGTTTAGAGAAACAAAAACCATACTTTGTAATGTTCTTTGTACACATTGTCTATGCAGGCATGGCTTTGTTCTCCAAAGCAGCAATCTCAAAAGGGATGAATCCATATGTCTTTGTTGCCTACCGCCAAGGATTTGCGACAATTGCTTTGGCTCCATTTGCTATTCTACTTGATAG AAACAAGCCTGCCTTCTTGTCATATGTCACGGTGTGCAaaatcttcttcatttctttattCGG GATTACATTGAGTTTAAATCTCTATGCCTATGCAATGAATTATACCTCAGCAACATTTGCTGCTGCAGCTACAAATACAATTCCTGCCACAACATTTGTTATGGCAATTCTATTAAG AATGGAGAGTTTGTCTATAAAGAAGAGGCATGGAATGGCAAAGGTTTTGGGTTCTCTAATTGGTCTTTCTGGAGCTATGGTTTTTGCCTTTGTTAAAGGGCCTCAGTTGCATTTCATGGACTGGTCAAACTCCCATCATCAGGACACCCCAAGCTCCAATATCAAGACTACTTCCCAAGGGCAGTTTGTAAAGGGTTCTCTAATCATGCTGTTGGCCAACACTGCATGGTCTGCCTGGCTCATTATACTG GGACTTATTGTGAAAGAATATCCAGCAAAAATGCGTCTTACAGCTCTTCAGTGCTTATTTAGCTGCTTACAATCATCAGTTTTCGCCCTTGCAATGGAAAGGGATATATCATCATGGAAGCTTGGCTGGGATATCAATCTCTTTTCCGTGGCATATTGT GGTGTGATTGTGACTGGAATCACTTATTGGATGCAACTTTGGGCTGTAGACAAGAAGGGCCCCGTTTTCATTGCCATGTTCACCCCGTTAGGTCTGATTATTACGGCTATTGTCTCAGTACTTGCATGGAAGGAGATGCTTCATCTGGGAAG TGTTTGTGGAGCCATATTGCTCGTGGGGGGCCTATATTCCGTCTTGTGGGGAAAGAACCAAGAAGCAAAATGTGAAGGGGCAGCTGCAAAAGACCAAATATCAGAACCAGAACAGGAAGAAACTGGAGTTGTTCAAGTAGTAGTCGTAAAATGCAAT GTTTCCTTTGTTGCATGCTTGTCTTTACTGCCGTGTAAATGTGGGGATGTAGATAGCTTTCCAACTAGGAAACAACTTCTGTCACATAGACATATGCCAGAGATTAGGATGATGTTTAAGTCGAATATTATgttgaaaatgatttctgaAACTGATAGTTTGATTCACGATAGTTTGTATTCAATGGTTTATGGTTTTCCATGGATGTACAAAATTACGAGATATGatcaaaaataa